Within the Cystobacter fuscus DSM 2262 genome, the region GCGGGTACAGTTCGAGCGCGAGCAGCCCGCGGCGGCCCCCTTCGTCCGTCTCCATTCCCTGGTTCGCGAGGACCGGAGGGAGGCGTCCAACCCCCTGGAACTCCAGACGGCGTTGACCGAGGCGCTCTCCGCGCTGGCCACGTGCTTCGGAGACACGGACGAGCCGGAGCGGCGTGCTCGCCGACCCGTCCGCCGTGCGCTCGAGGCGCTGCACGATGCCCTGGAGCACGGCATCACGCTGGACGCCCTGGCCGAGCAGGCGGGACTGGACAAATTCCACCTGTGCCGCGCCTTCCGAGAAGAGGTGGGGATGCCGCCCTACGCGTACCTCACCCATCTGCGCATCTCCCGGGCCATGGGACTGCTCACCCAGGGCCTGACTCCCTCGGAGGTCGCGCTCCGGGTGGGGCTCTACGATCAGAGTCAACTCAACCGGCACTTCAAGCGCATCATCGGGCTCACCCCGGGCCAGTTCGCGCGTGCCGTGCAGTGACGGTCGCGCGCGGGGCGGAAGGGCTCGCGGTGCCGGCTCATCCCCCACCCGTGGCCACGGCCACGGCCGCCGGAATCTTCTCCCGCATCAACTCCACGAAAGTGCGCAGCCTCGCTGGATGGAACCGCGCGGACGGGTAGAGCAGGTACATCGGCAAGGGAGCGGCCCGCCAGCGAGGCACCAGGTGCACGAGCCGACCCTGCATGATGTCTTCGTGGAGCACCCAGGCCGAGGCCACGCAGACGCCGAGGCCGTTCACCGCGGCGCTGCGAGTGGCGTAGAGGCTGTCCGTACTCAGGCGCGGGTGGAAGACGACGGACTGGACCTCGCCGGTGGCCACGTGGGTCAGTGAAACCTCGTTGCGATAGAACGTGCGCAGCGACAGCCAGGGCAGCCGCGCGAGCTCGTCGGGATGGGTCGGCACGGGCAGGCCTGACAGCACGGACGGCGCGGCCACGACGATGCGCGGCACCTCGGCCACGCGGATTGCCACCACGCTGGGGTCATGCACCTCGCCGACGTGGATGGCGCAGTCGATGCCGTCCGCGATGAAATCCGCCGCCCGGTCGTGCAGCAGCCATTCGACCGAGACCCGCGCGTGGCGATTCAGGTATTCCGTTAGCGGCCCCACCAGCAACTGCTGTCCGAACGCGTGGGGCACCACGACGCGCAGCGTGCCCTCCGGTTCGTCGCTGGCGCCGCGCAGGTCGGCCTCGAGCATGTCCCAGCTCGCCAGCAACTCCTTCGCGCGCTCGTAGCAGCGCGCCCCGTCCTCGGTGAGCTTCATCGCGTGGGTGGAGCGCTGGAGCAGCCGCAGGCCGAGCGAGCGCTCCAGCGCTTGAAGGCGGCGGCTCACCGTCGGCTGCGTGGTGCCCAGCTGCGCGGCGGCGGAGGACAGGCTGCCGGCGTCGACGATGCGCAGGAAGGTCTGCATCAGCTCGAGCCGGTCGGCGGTGGCCGACGCGGCGGGAGGGGGACTGCGCATCCGGGAAGCACGTGGCCGAGGCGGCTTTGAAGGGTTGGGCATGAGGGTGTGGCTCGAGCGGCTTTATACGCGGAACGTATATCCGCTGTGCGGAGCACGCTACTACCGATGCCCATCCCTCTGGCCCACACTTGCTTCAACTCGCAGCGCCCGGGTGACATCATGTCCTTCATTCGCACCGTACATAGTACCGCCGGAAACGGAACCATGGCCACGACGGCCGAGCCGTCGCGGTCCGCGACCACCCGCCACGGTGGCAACGGGCTGTCGGGCGGCCTGCGCCTGCTGCTGTCCGCGGGCGCCGGGCTGTCGGTGGCCTCGCTCTACTACAGCCAGCCGATGCTGGGGGTGATGGGGGCCAACATCGGCGCCTCGGACACCGCGGTGGGCCTCGTGCCCACGCTCACCCAACTGGGATACGCGCTGGGCATCCTGCTGCTGGCGCCCCTCGGCGACCGCTTCGACCGGCGCCGCATCATCCTCATCAAGGCCGCCGTCCTGAGTGTGGCGCTGCTGCTGGGCGGCCTCGCCCCCGGCATCGGCCTGATGCTGGCGGTGAGCCTCGCCATCGGCCTGACGGCGACCCTGGCGCAGGACATCGTGCCAGCCGCCGCGACCCTCGCGCCCGAGCGGGAGCGCGGCAAGGTGGTCGGCACCGTGATGACGGGCCTGCTGCTTGGCATCCTGCTGTCTCGCGTCATCAGCGGCGTGGTCGCCGAGCACTTCGGCTGGCGCGCCATGTACATGCTCGCCGCCGCCAGCGTGGCGCTGATCGGCCTGGTCGCCTGGCGCGGCCTGCCCCGCTTCCGCCCAACCAGCACGCTCACGTACGGGGCCCTGCTCGGTTCGCTCGCCAGTCTGTGGCGTGAGCACGGCGCCCTGCGCCGGGCCGCGATGGCGCAGGGCCTGCTCTCGGTCGGCTTCAGTGCCTTCTGGTCCACCCTCGCCGTGATGCTGCATGGCGCACCGTTCCACCTGGGCAGCGCGGCCGCCGGTGCCTTCGGTCTGGCTGGCGCGGCCGGGGCGCTGGGCGCGCCAGTGGCGGGCCGCATCGCGGATCGCATCGGCCCCGAGGTGGTCACCCGCCTGGGCGCCGCACTGACCGCCCTCTCGTTCGCCACGATGTTCGCGTCGCCATGGCTCGCGCCGAACGCCCGGCTGTGGCTGCTCGTCGCCAGCGCGATCGGCTTCGACCTCGGCGTGCAGATCACCCTCGTGGCGCACCAGACGATCGTCTTTGGCATCGATCCCGCCGCGCGTAGCCGGATCAACGCCTTGCTGATCTTCGGCATGTTCATCGGCATGTCCATCGGCGCGGCGAGCGGCAGCTTCGCGCTGGCCCGGTGGGGATGGGTGGCGGTGACGCTGCTGGCGACCGCCTCGGCGCTGGCGGCCTTGCTGGTCCGCCTGTGGCCGGAGCTCAGGGCCTCAGCGCCCTCCACCCGCCGAGCGGACGGAACGTACGAGTCGTGAGCTCCACGGTGACGACATAGGCCCCCCGCGCGCCCACGTGCCGATCAGGCCCGTAACTCACGGGAGGCATCAGCCCTGTTTCAAAGGCATACAGGCTCTCCATGTGGCTGAGCAGCCGGGCCCGGCTCAGCTGTCTGCCGGTGCGGCGCAGGGCCTCGGTCAACACGGACGCGGCCGTATACGCGGACACCTGGGGCAGCCGGTGGCGCTCCGAGGCATGTACCCCAGCCCTCAGTCGATTGAAGGAGGCCACCGCGTCAGGCCGCTCGTCCGAGGGCAGGCTCGAGTAGGCGAGGAAGAGGTGCCCATCGAGGAAGGCCGGTGCCTCCATGGCCGCCCGAGCCGAGAGTGAGCCCGAGAGCAACAGGTAGGGAGCCCAACCCAGCGCCCGCGCCTTGCCCATGAGTCCCGCCAACTCCTCCTCATTGCCGAGGAACAGGACCAGCCGCGTGCCGCTCTGTTTCAACCGCGTGGCGACCTCCGGGTCGAACCGGCCGCGCTCGTACCGCAGCACCTCGACCCGCTCCCAGCCATGCGCTCGAAACCGCCCGCGCGCCGCACGGGCCGCCTCGGCCAAGCTCTCCTGCGCCGGGTGGATGATGGCCACCCGAGGCCCGTGCGTGTGCAGCGCCCTGGCGGCATACTCGGCGAGCACCTGGACCTGTTCCCCTACCCCGGAGAGGGTGTAGAAGACCTGGCGGCCGGGAGGCCCGCCCTCCCACGTCCACGGCGTCAGCGGACCGATGAGGGGAACCCGCTCCTGCTCGGCCAGCACCGCCAGCTCCCTCTCCGCCCCAGGCACCAGCCCGCTGAGCAGCGCGAAGACAGAACCCCGAGCCAGGAGTTCCCGTGCGCTCGAGAGGCCCGTGCCCAGATCACTGTCATACTCCGCGAGGACCAGCTCGAGCCGGCGTCCGTGAATCCCTCCGGAGGTATTGAGAGCGTCACAATAGGCGCTCAACAATCCCGCCATGGCCCGGCCCACCTCGCCCAACCGGCCGCGCGTGGGGAGCACCACCCCCAGCCGGAGCTCCGACTCCGTCAGCCCGGGATCGCCCTGCTCCTCCAGGTGCTGGAGGTAGGCCAGCAAGCTCGTCATGTCCTCCGCGGACATGGAGTAGCGAGGCATGGCCGGGTCCAATCGGTTGCCGTCGGGGTCGACTCCCTCGGTCACGGCGCGGGCCACGCTCTTGTCCGAGAAGGAGGCGTGTTTCCTGCCATTCGGGTGGAGATGGCCATAGGGCTTGGTGAGTTGGGACCAGGTGATCTCCGGGGGCAACAGCCCGCCCTCGGGACGGCCCAGGCCCTCCTCTCCATGGCAGTTGGCGCAGGGCACGGCGCTGCCCGGCAGGCGTGCTCCGACTCCGATCTCCGCCGAGATCTCCCTCCCCGTGGGGCTCCCCCCCTCGAGGTAGATCTTCCTGCCCGCCTGAGCCTGCTCCGAGAGCCCCATCGGGCGCCCGGCCCCGCAGCAGAGCAGTGTCACCAACCACCAGCCACCAGGCCTGAAACTCATTCAGCAACCCCGCTCACGGACGCCCAGCCAGATCTCTCAAGCGCTCGGCGATGGCCACCGCGGGCGAGTCCGAACGCAACCGCACCCAGTGCCTGCTCCTGACATTCCCCGCGATGAACAGGGTGGTGTGATCCTCGATCTCTCCCACGGTCTGCCCGAGCTTGCCGAGCACCTGTCCCACGTCCTCCTTGCTCCCGGTGAGGAAGGTCCACCCCTCGGTCTCCGCCTGGTGGCGGTGGGCGAACTTCTTCAACTCCTGGGGCGTGTCGAAGGCGGGGTCCACGCTGATGGAGAGGAAGTGCACTTCCTTGCCGAACCGCTCCCCCAGCTCGCGCCGGACCTGCTGGAGCTTCTGGGTGAGCAGCGGACAGGCGGTCTGGCAACGCGTGAAGAAGAAGGAGATGACGACCACCCGATCCTTCAACACGTCACTGTAGAACCGGACCGTCTTGCCCTCCTGTGTGAGCAGGGGCGCATCGGTGAAGTAGCGCCTGGACTTCTCCTCGGGCTGGGAGGCCGAGCCCGTGCTGGGAGGTGGCTCGACGGCCCTGCTGTTCCGACGGGCCGCCGCCAGCTCATCCACCTTCGCCAGGATCTCCTCGTGGCTGGGAAAGCCATTGAGCCGCACCCACTTGCCCGTGCGCATGTCGCCCACCAGCACCATGGGCGCATGGTTGTTATAATCGGGCGTGTAGGCACCCAGCCCCCCGAGCACCCGAGACACGTCCTGCTTGTCCCCGGTGAGCCAGGTCCAGCCCTGGCGCGCCTTGTACCGCGCGGCATAGGCCTTCAACCGCGCGGGCGTGTCCCGCGTGGCATCGAGGGAGACGGACACCAGCCGCACCTCCTTCTCCAAGCGCTCGCCGAGCGACTCCTGCACCCTGGCGAAGAGCGAGGAGAGCACGGGACACACGGTGGTGCAGGAGGTGAAGACGAAGTCCATGACGATGATCTTGTTGGCGAGGACATCACTGTTGAAGTAGACGGGCACGCCCTCCTGATTGAGCAGCTCCGCGTCGACGAGGCGGACCTCGGCGGAGGCGGAGGCCGGCTGTGCATGAGCCACCGCCGCCAGCAGCAACACCCCCAGGAAACCTACCACCGCCAGGCTAGTTCGCTCGTGGACCACGGGCCTCTTCCTCTCTCTTGGTTTGGTTCTGTGACATGCCCCCCACCCAGAGGGTGCGATAGGGCAGATCGCCATACTTCAGCTTCAACTCGGGCACCGCCACGTAGAGGTAGTACGAGCCAGCGCGTGGCAGCGAGGGCTCCACCTCGTACACGCCCTCGCCCAACTCCCGGGCGGCCACCTCCGCCCGTTGGCGCCCCGGAGCGGCGTAGGTGAGGACCTTCACCTCCTCCAACCCGGTGGCGGGCTGGTGGGTCGAGGCGTCGCGGAGCCTGAAGCGCAGCAGCGGCTTCTGGCCCACCACCAGCCGCGCCGGAGCGTCCAGATATTCGATTTCCAGCGCGCCGAGCGCCTTCTTCAATGCCGGGTTGGCCTTGGCCTCCACCTGGAAGCAGTGCAGCACCCGCGGAGCATCCAGGAGGAGGGCCACGTCATACCGGCCCGCCACCGGGAGCCGCAGCCGCGCCGAGTAGACGCCAGGCTCCACCTCGCTCAGGCTCCTGTCCACCACCTGCACCGCCCGGGCATTGTGCCCGTAGTTGCCAAAGCTCCCCATGGCGGCATTCATGCCCTCCATGTAGAAGGACGTGGTGTTGTCCGAGGGGCTGGCCACGAAGACGGCCGCCTCGGTGGAGGCCTGGGTGATGGAGTCGGCGAGGCTCAAGTCCCCCGCGAGTTTGGGAGCGGACTGGCCCGCGGCGAAGCCTTGCACCGTGGGCTGCTTGCCCCTTCCCAGGGTGGAGAGGTTGATCATCTCCACCCGCTCCGAGTCCAGCAACCGCACATAGGCGAAGGCCCGGGTGAAGCTGACCTGGTAGGGCTGTCCGCTCACGGGAATGCCATGTACGAACTGGTTCTCCGCCGCATCCACCACGTACACCACGTGCTCGGCGGGGTTGACGATCAGGCCCCAACGGCCGTCCTGGGAGAAGCGCATGGGCCCCAAGCCCGGCCTCGCGGACAGCCGCGCTACCTCCTCCAGGCGAGCGCCGTCGAAGGCCGTCACCGTCCCCTCCTTCCCATCCGCCACGTAGAGGACGCGGGAGAGCGGTGAGTATGCCAGGGAGATGGGGAGCGGGCCCGCCTTCAGGTCCTTGACCTTCTCCAACCGGGCGATGGAGATGACGGAGATGGTGCCCTCGTCCCTGTTGCTGACGAAGGCGTAACGGTCGTCGCTGGAGAAGACAATCTCATGGTGCCCGCGCCCGGTGGCAATCGTCGCGGCGGGCTTCAGGGTTTGCGTGTCTATCACCGTGACACCACTCCGAGCCGGCTCGCTGGCGTCGTTGCCGACCCAGAGGTAGTGCCCGTCCGGCTGAAGGGCGACCCGGGTGGGCTCCTCGCCCGCCTGCACCCGGGCCTCGACCCGGAACACATTCGCGTCCACCACCGCCACCGCCCCGGCCCTCGGCATGGAGACGTAGAGTCTCTTCTGATCCAGGCTCTTGACCCAGTCAGCTCCCGGGCGCTCGAGCACCACCGTGGTGTAGAGGCTCGTCTTGCCCGTCATTCCCACCACCGGATCGATGACGGAGATGCTCGGATCCTTGTTGAGCACCAGCAGGTAGTAGCTGTTGAGGTCGATGAGCGGGCGGATGCCGACCAGTCCCTTGAGATAGACGCCGACCCGATCCTTGCACTCCTGCTGCACGTCCGCCTTGTCCGACAGCAGGTGGCCCAGGTCCATCCATGCCGAGGGGGACAGGCCTCGCAGCGGAAGACCACTGCTCGCATCCGTCATGCGCAGGCGGACCTCGGCCTCATCGCCTTCCATCAACGGCCGCGGCGGACCGCTGGTGTCGCCGGGGTGGAGCAGGGAGAACTCCACCACCACCCCGTTCTTGACGAGCCGCTGCGGGCCCTGCGTGGGCTCGGAGGGGACGGTCGGCTCCGTCCGCGGCAGCGCGGGGACAATGAATGCCACGGGCGCCGCCATACACAAGACGGCAAGCACGATGACGGACACCTCGGCCTGGGAGCGCCAGGCCTCTTTGTCATTTGGAGTCATGGCCATGTTCCTCGCTGCACCCGGAGGAGGCCCCACTGGCCATCCGTATTGCCCAAGCTCTCATAGTCCCGGAACAGGTAGTCCCCGGGGACCGCGTTGGTGCCTCCGGCGCTCGGCAGGAGGATCTCATAGTGTGTATAGGGCAGGAGTCCCTCCTGGCCGTTGCGGTAGAAGGCGATGGGATTGAGGCCCAACGCCTGAGAAGCCACGTCGGTGGGGGTGCACAGCCCTGGCAGGCCCAGGTAGGCCGAGCCCGGACAGACATACGGATCGCGCTGCCACTGATGGCCATGCAGCCGGAAGGTGGAGCCGCGGAAGTTGCCGTGCGGCTGGAGCAGGCGCAGGCGGGTCTGCTGGCCCGCGGTCGCGGTGAACACGGGCGTGACTGGATCCCCCCCCGCCAACGTGTTGCTGTAGGCCTGGTGGGCATTGGGCACCGCGCCCAGGCCCCCGGGCTCGTTCCCCAGCGGCGCGTTGGGCCGCAGTCCGAAGCGGAACCACAGGGGCTCGGAGCCGTAGTTGATGGCCATGTGCCCGGAGTCCTGGCTGTCCTCCGCGATGACTCCCCCCTCGGCGTCGATGTTCTCCACGGCCGTGCCATCCGCGTAGCGGTGGCCGAGCTGCTTCTGCCACACCGTCGTGAAGTCGCGGAAGCTCACGCTGTCCGGCTGCCCGTCACCATTGGCATCCGGGCCCACGCTCGCCGCGCTGTGCCGGTTGGCATCCTCCCGCCACACCGAGCCGGTGGGTTCGATGACGAGCGCCGCCACCAGCGACTTCTGGCCTTGCTTGATCTTGTCGGCCGGGATGAGGTTGGTGCCACCGTACTCGATGGGGGTGTTGATCAGATCGATGCGGTTGGACTTCTCGCCCTTGACGATACCCGCCTGGCGGATATCCCCGGCATACCACCGGTAGCGCACCGTGCCGCCCGGTGGAGCGGTCTGCACGCGATTCCTGCCCACGTTGGTGCCATCCGCCCAGCCGACGTCATATTCCACGAGCTGAGGATGCAGTCCCACATGGCTCGAGGGGCGGATGAGGTTGTTGTTGAAGGTGGTCACCCCTTGCGCCCCCCTCCGATCCCGGTTGACCACGCTCGCCAGGGAGATGAGGTTGGCCAGATCCGGCAGCGCCTCCGGCAACCGGTTGCGCAGGGTGACGTCGATGCACTCCCCAGCCGCGGCGCGCAGCACGAGCGGCTCCACGGGCACGTCTGGTTTGAGCGCGCCGGTGAGCGGATCCAGATCCCCGGTGTGCACATAGAGGATCGCCGTGGGATCATGCAGCGGCCCGGATCTGCCATTGTCCAGCACGGTGCGCCGTGGGTTGTACACCAGCGTGCCGCCCTTCGGGTCGAGCGGGGCGCCCACGTGCTGGGTCGCCGAGTCATCTCCGGGGACCAGGGTGACGTTCAGGGGGTTGCCCAGCGCGGTGTTGGCCAGTACCGCCGTGATGTCATACCCGCGTACCGGCGCGGCACGTGGGCAGGCTCCACCCCTCCCCTCCCCGCCCTGCCCACCGGCCTGCTCCCCTTCCGCCCGCGGATTCTCCTCCGCGAAGCTGTACTCCCTCGCATTGCCAATCAATGCCGGCATCTTCATGTTGGGCAAGGCATGGAGGTTGGGCCGGGGCTCGTGGTACGAGCGCATCACGCCCCACACGCCTTGCCAGAAGCCATCCGTACTGCCGTTGGTGGCGTAGGCGTAGTCCACCTCGGAACCGCCGCCGAGCAGGGGCATGAGCGAGAGCGCGACGGAAAACTGCTCGGAGATGCCATGCACCTGGGCGTTGCGCCAACCCGCGTTGGGGGCGTACCCGAAGCTGGAGCCACCCTGAAGCCACTTCATCCCATGCAGGGTGGTGTTGAACTCCTCCTCGTGTCCGCCGATCTGCACCCGCAGCCGGACATTGTCACCGGTGTAGGCTCTCATGATCGGGGTGAAGGGATCGCCTCGGCCAATGTCTCCGGTGAGCGGCGGATAGGGGGTGTTGCCCAGCCGGGTGTTGAACGCGGGGATGGCGCGATCCGTGCGCGTCTGGAGCGCGAAGGCCAGATCTCCCGCCAGGCCAGCCGCCTGTGCGCCGGGTTTGCCATCCGGCCCCAGCCGCCGTGGATCGTAGACGCGCAGGGCCGTCGGCTCGTTGCGGTAGTTGACCAGGAACAGGCCCGGGTCATCCGCGGAGATGGCCTGGGGACAGGGTCGCGGCACTCCACCAGGGCACACGGCGGCGTTGACCACCAGGTCTGGGAACACGGGGTTGGCCTGCTGCCGGAAAGGGGGGGCAATGGCCTGACGGAAGGAGTTGGGTGTGGCCGTCAGCGCCGGATCCGGCATGCCATCCGGCCCTGCTCCGACATACACCCCCGCCTCGTAGGCATGCTGGAAGTCGCTGGACATGAGCCAGAACTCGCGGAAGCTGTCATCCGTGCCATCCCCGTTGACATCACCGGAGTGGATGGCGGCCTGCCAGCTCGTGGGTCCACCATCGTCCCGGGTGTTCAGCGGCACGCCCGTCTCGGCGTGCTTCCAGGTGGAGCCCGCGGGCTCCACCAGCACCGAGCCGTAGAGCCCGATCTGCTGATGGGTGGAGGGGCCGAAGTGGTCGTGCGTGAAGATGACGCCCAGCCCACGCTCGACCCCATCCGAGTTGAAGACCGGATCGATGAACCAACGTTGAAGGGTGGTGCGCGCCCCCAGCCAGGTCCCATTGGGGCCGGCGCCGAAGAAGGGGTGTGGAAGGGGCTCGAGGTGGGTGCGGCCGTCCAGCGTGGGCACCGGCGTATTGCCCGGGGTGGAGTTGTAGGCATTGATGGCCTCGATGCGCTCGCGCACCGCGCCCGGAGCCAGCGTCCCATCCTCGTAGTTCCACCCATTGGCCGCGCCGTCCGCGCTGGTCAGGTCCCACTTGGGCAGGTGGATGTGCTGGCCGATGATGTCGGTGGGCGTGCGGACCTCGAAGTCATCCAGCTCGTAGACGCTGGGGACGAGGTTGGTGTGCAGGTACTTGGCGCAGTCGAAGGTGTTGAAGCGGATGGCGAAGGGCTCGGGAGGCCGCTGCTTGTCGAGGGTGGGCTGCACGTCCTCCCACAGGGTGATGATGCGCTCCTGGGGGTAGTGGTAGCCGGCCTTGTTGAAGACCACGTCGAGCTGGATGTTGGCGGCCTTGTAGACGCGGGGGTTGAGCGCGCCGAACCGGACGGTGCCCGTGAAGCTCGTGCCCCCCTTGCCGTCGAAGAAGCGGGGCTGCGTGCCGGCCAGGATCCGGTTGCCCTCATCATCCACGCAGGGCTCGTGGTAGGGGGCGCTCGGCACGGGAGGGCCTCCGTTGGTGACGAAGGAGCCGGCCACGGTGCCGCCGTCCCGCAGCAGCGCGGTGCTCGGGTGGTGGCGCTGGGCATGGAAGGCCATGGCCGTCTGCTCCACGTCCGTGCCCTCCTCGGGGAAGTACACCGGCCGGGCGCGGACCAGCTCCTTGCTGAAGTCCAGGCGGCTCAAGGTGGACTCGGCCTCTCCCCCAGCGGCCACTCCCTCCAGGACATGCCGTGGCAACCCACCATTGAATCCACCCGCGTTGGGCACCAGGTCCGCGCGGCCGGCGAACAGCGGGTTGGAGCCCTGCTGGAGCGCGGCGGCCTCCGCCTCCGTGAGCATGTCCAGGGGCGGGGTCGTGGTGCGCTGGCCCACCGTCTTCTCGATACTCGCCACCCAGAAGGGAAAGCCCGGGTTGACGTCGCGCTCGACGACGCGGGCGTTGCTGCCCACCGGCACGGAGGCTCCTGGCGTCAGCCCGTGGAAGGTGGAGGCCGTGGTGGAGCGAGGATTGGCCGCCACCTCGACACGCCCGGGCATGGGCGCCATGGCCTTGCCGGGCAGGGGGACCACCGCCGGAATGGGGGTGCCCGCGGCGATCTCTCCGTCCGGCAGGGCCCGCCCGCCCGCGGCGGGTGTCCCATCCTGCAGTCCAAAGGGCTTGTGATGGAATTGCGCTCCACTCGCCGCCAGCTTCGTCCCCCCCTCGAAGACGTCATGCACCCGCCACAGCTCCCACATGCCCTGGGCGAAGTGGGGATAGAAGTGGCAGTGGAAGATGGCGTCCCCCGCCGTCTTGTTGCGGTTGCCCG harbors:
- a CDS encoding helix-turn-helix domain-containing protein, whose translation is MSPPLRAVSDGPLSIRVFLPPELSGVRVSRFRTDERLWRSVKERFSVTMTYSGHSEWWGLGKVRSTTPGTLDLKQSGQVHRDLRREGSSHFQVISFDEALVTETREALGYPASSHLRRVQFEREQPAAAPFVRLHSLVREDRREASNPLELQTALTEALSALATCFGDTDEPERRARRPVRRALEALHDALEHGITLDALAEQAGLDKFHLCRAFREEVGMPPYAYLTHLRISRAMGLLTQGLTPSEVALRVGLYDQSQLNRHFKRIIGLTPGQFARAVQ
- a CDS encoding LysR family transcriptional regulator, with the translated sequence MRSPPPAASATADRLELMQTFLRIVDAGSLSSAAAQLGTTQPTVSRRLQALERSLGLRLLQRSTHAMKLTEDGARCYERAKELLASWDMLEADLRGASDEPEGTLRVVVPHAFGQQLLVGPLTEYLNRHARVSVEWLLHDRAADFIADGIDCAIHVGEVHDPSVVAIRVAEVPRIVVAAPSVLSGLPVPTHPDELARLPWLSLRTFYRNEVSLTHVATGEVQSVVFHPRLSTDSLYATRSAAVNGLGVCVASAWVLHEDIMQGRLVHLVPRWRAAPLPMYLLYPSARFHPARLRTFVELMREKIPAAVAVATGGG
- a CDS encoding MFS transporter gives rise to the protein MSFIRTVHSTAGNGTMATTAEPSRSATTRHGGNGLSGGLRLLLSAGAGLSVASLYYSQPMLGVMGANIGASDTAVGLVPTLTQLGYALGILLLAPLGDRFDRRRIILIKAAVLSVALLLGGLAPGIGLMLAVSLAIGLTATLAQDIVPAAATLAPERERGKVVGTVMTGLLLGILLSRVISGVVAEHFGWRAMYMLAAASVALIGLVAWRGLPRFRPTSTLTYGALLGSLASLWREHGALRRAAMAQGLLSVGFSAFWSTLAVMLHGAPFHLGSAAAGAFGLAGAAGALGAPVAGRIADRIGPEVVTRLGAALTALSFATMFASPWLAPNARLWLLVASAIGFDLGVQITLVAHQTIVFGIDPAARSRINALLIFGMFIGMSIGAASGSFALARWGWVAVTLLATASALAALLVRLWPELRASAPSTRRADGTYES
- a CDS encoding cytochrome c/ABC transporter substrate-binding protein, which produces MSFRPGGWWLVTLLCCGAGRPMGLSEQAQAGRKIYLEGGSPTGREISAEIGVGARLPGSAVPCANCHGEEGLGRPEGGLLPPEITWSQLTKPYGHLHPNGRKHASFSDKSVARAVTEGVDPDGNRLDPAMPRYSMSAEDMTSLLAYLQHLEEQGDPGLTESELRLGVVLPTRGRLGEVGRAMAGLLSAYCDALNTSGGIHGRRLELVLAEYDSDLGTGLSSARELLARGSVFALLSGLVPGAERELAVLAEQERVPLIGPLTPWTWEGGPPGRQVFYTLSGVGEQVQVLAEYAARALHTHGPRVAIIHPAQESLAEAARAARGRFRAHGWERVEVLRYERGRFDPEVATRLKQSGTRLVLFLGNEEELAGLMGKARALGWAPYLLLSGSLSARAAMEAPAFLDGHLFLAYSSLPSDERPDAVASFNRLRAGVHASERHRLPQVSAYTAASVLTEALRRTGRQLSRARLLSHMESLYAFETGLMPPVSYGPDRHVGARGAYVVTVELTTRTFRPLGGWRALRP
- a CDS encoding SCO family protein produces the protein MVHERTSLAVVGFLGVLLLAAVAHAQPASASAEVRLVDAELLNQEGVPVYFNSDVLANKIIVMDFVFTSCTTVCPVLSSLFARVQESLGERLEKEVRLVSVSLDATRDTPARLKAYAARYKARQGWTWLTGDKQDVSRVLGGLGAYTPDYNNHAPMVLVGDMRTGKWVRLNGFPSHEEILAKVDELAAARRNSRAVEPPPSTGSASQPEEKSRRYFTDAPLLTQEGKTVRFYSDVLKDRVVVISFFFTRCQTACPLLTQKLQQVRRELGERFGKEVHFLSISVDPAFDTPQELKKFAHRHQAETEGWTFLTGSKEDVGQVLGKLGQTVGEIEDHTTLFIAGNVRSRHWVRLRSDSPAVAIAERLRDLAGRP
- a CDS encoding YncE family protein, whose protein sequence is MTPNDKEAWRSQAEVSVIVLAVLCMAAPVAFIVPALPRTEPTVPSEPTQGPQRLVKNGVVVEFSLLHPGDTSGPPRPLMEGDEAEVRLRMTDASSGLPLRGLSPSAWMDLGHLLSDKADVQQECKDRVGVYLKGLVGIRPLIDLNSYYLLVLNKDPSISVIDPVVGMTGKTSLYTTVVLERPGADWVKSLDQKRLYVSMPRAGAVAVVDANVFRVEARVQAGEEPTRVALQPDGHYLWVGNDASEPARSGVTVIDTQTLKPAATIATGRGHHEIVFSSDDRYAFVSNRDEGTISVISIARLEKVKDLKAGPLPISLAYSPLSRVLYVADGKEGTVTAFDGARLEEVARLSARPGLGPMRFSQDGRWGLIVNPAEHVVYVVDAAENQFVHGIPVSGQPYQVSFTRAFAYVRLLDSERVEMINLSTLGRGKQPTVQGFAAGQSAPKLAGDLSLADSITQASTEAAVFVASPSDNTTSFYMEGMNAAMGSFGNYGHNARAVQVVDRSLSEVEPGVYSARLRLPVAGRYDVALLLDAPRVLHCFQVEAKANPALKKALGALEIEYLDAPARLVVGQKPLLRFRLRDASTHQPATGLEEVKVLTYAAPGRQRAEVAARELGEGVYEVEPSLPRAGSYYLYVAVPELKLKYGDLPYRTLWVGGMSQNQTKREEEARGPRAN